A genomic stretch from Salarias fasciatus chromosome 18, fSalaFa1.1, whole genome shotgun sequence includes:
- the LOC115405651 gene encoding desmoglein-2-like, translating into MAPPLKWCAFLLLTALLQVVPVESEGNGLQRHKREWITAPRRLLENNDYTGLEFIAKIRSDKENFTKIRYSLTGPGVDQNPVGVFGVDPNTGFVKVYTILDREKVASYHLKGIAKYMDGTRAEKDIDLIITVEDVNDCPPVIQMNQVGSVKESSAAGTVVMRVIATDADEANTLHSQVHYSIVEQSNVGGMFSINSRTGEIIVQRNTLDRETKDTYNLMIKASDLNGASGGNSGTGQVQIKLLDINDNIPTLEKDTYVGSVEENTVNVEVLRIQAIDKDMMYTENWEAVYEIVSGNEGGYFTITTDSKTNEGIIMINKALDYEELKTLNLDVAVSNKAAYSSSVVVTGKSYPITINVVNQKEGPRFQPTVKVVTISEDQSSVSINKVIASYAAIDSDTLQTATNVRYAKIRDEQNLLIIDERTADIRLTKVPDRESKYLKNGTYYAEIICISDDKPSKTATGTIAIQVEDFNDNCPTLTATTQTMCLDDNVIYVTAVDEDLFPNSYPFEFSVVSSSSSGKWMVEPLNATTVILRDQANLWPGHYKVMVEIKDQQGKVCAEDQIIDLTVCTCHEVTRTCSARNVSTAGLGAAGILLLLLGLLLLLLIPCLLLFCLCGGTAAIGDFKAMPFETKQQLISYHTEGQGEDKDVPLLQVPLDVDADTLNATNINNFGSKGYELGAAGGGLGGGAGFGMNTSTLVTENINMYNQYRRGGGLEEMDMMQGQGYGYSHYSGGAFDGMALSEQFLGEYYSSKSSHAAQQPQQKDSFLVYDYEGRESLAGSVSSCSLLENDNDLSFLDDLGPKFKTLADICQGTVVTETEDVTVSVPPIRPSTSTHIHTHTETVRDRDRLGINTLNTSNVASGSSTFIQESFTKRAQGLTTVPNVQIQEKVVIPNQTVLIQQPAMYYTAAPMYVVESQPQVMLVAGGAQQATGQVGLTQGLVQVGGLQGSQGVVLVDRQTGPIGAAGQSAAGLSTGTTSRSRQVLLVENGSSGREHAAARGFAQVGRDSVDHGLEVKGQAFQMHTSGFSMGSRGSAGSTEDFTMAAAPKAQGAQRVVVQRKKVSVTERNVESTSRA; encoded by the exons ATGGCTCCGCCGCTAAAATGGTGCGCTTTCCTCCTGCTGACGGCTCTCCTGCAA GTCGTCCCCGTGGAGTCGGAGGGAAACGGTCTCCAGAGACACAAACGAGAATGGATCACGGCGCCCAGGCGGCTGTTGGAGAACAACGACTACACCGGCCTGGAGTTCATCGCAAAA ATCCGTTCGGATAAGGAGAACTTCACCAAGATTCGATATTCCCTCACAGGGCCCGGGGTGGATCAAAATCCGGTGGGTGTGTTTGGTGTTGACCCCAATACCGGGTTTGTAAAAGTCTACACCATACTGGACCGAGAGAAGGTCGCTTCTTACCAC ttaaAAGGCATCGCTAAGTACATGGACGGCACCCGAGCTGAGAAGGATATCGACCTGATAATCACAGTGGAGGACGTGAACGACTGCCCGCCCGTTATTcaaatgaatcaagtgggatcCGTCAAGGAATCGAGTGCAGCAG GTACTGTTGTCATGAGAGTGATCGCTACCGACGCCGACGAGGCGAACACGCTGCACTCACAGGTCCACTACAGCATCGTGGAGCAGAGCAACGTCGGCGGGATGTTCTCCATCAACTCTCGAACCGGAGAAATCATAGTGCAACGCAACACTTTGGACCGGGAG ACAAAGGACACTTACAATCTGATGATTAAAGCCTCCGACTTGAACGGAGCGTCAGGCGGTAACTCGGGAACCGGGCAGGTCCAGATCAAACTTCTGGACATAAACGACAACATTCCAACCCTGGAGAAAGACACG TACGTGGGCAGTGTGGAGGAGAACACCGTCAACGTGGAAGTGTTGCGGATCCAAGCCATCGACAAGGACATGATGTACACCGAAAACTGGGAGGCGGTTTATGAAATCGTCTCCGGAAACGAAGGCGGTTACTTCACCATCACCACAGACTCGAAGACCAATGAGGGGATTATTATGATTAACAag GCTCTGGACTATGAGGAGCTAAAGACGCTCAATCTGGACGTGGCCGTCTCCAACAAAGCGGCGTACAGCTCCTCCGTCGTGGTCACGGGAAAATCGTACCCCATCACAATCAACGTGGTCAACCAGAAGGAGGGCCCCAGATTCCAGCCGACCGTCAAGGTGGTGACCATCTCCGAGGACCAGTCGTCCGTCTCCATCAACAAGGTCATCGCCAGCTACGCCGCCATCGACAGCGACACGCTGCAGACGGCCACCAACGTGAG GTATGCAAAGATCCGCGATGAGCAGAACCTGCTGATTATTGATGAGAGAACAGCAGACATCCGGCTGACCAAAGTGCCGGACCGAGAGTCCAAGTACTTGAAGAATGGAACGTATTACGCCGAGATTATCTGCATTTCCGACG ACAAACCCTCCAAAACCGCGACGGGCACCATCGCCATCCAGGTGGAGGACTTCAACGATAACTGCCCCACACTGACCGCCACCACGCAGACCATGTGCCTGGACGACAACGTGATCTACGTCACGGCCGTGGATGAGGACCTGTTCCCCAACTCGTACCCGTTTGAGTTCTCTgtggtcagcagcagcagctcggggaAGTGGATGGTGGAGCCTTTAAATG CAACCACCGTCATCCTTCGAGACCAAGCCAACTTGTGGCCGGGCCACTACAAAGTGATGGTGGAGATCAAGGACCAGCAGGGAAAAGTGTGCGCCGAGGACCAGATCATCGACCTGACCGTGTGCACGTGCCACGAGGTGACGAGGACGTGTTCGGCACGCAACGTGTCCACAGCCGGCCTCGGAGCCGCAGggatcctcctcctgcttctgggactcctgctgcttctgc tcatTCCGTGTCTGCTACTCTTCTGCCTGTGCGGAGGAACCGCCGCTATCGGAGACTTCAAAGCGATGCCGTTCGAGACGAAGCAACAGCTGATTTCATATCACACCGAGGGACAAGGAGAGGACAAG gatGTTCCCCTCCTCCAAGTCCCGTTGGATGTGGATGCCGACACGCTCAATGCCACCAACATCAACAACTTTGGGAGCAAAGGCTACGAGTTAGGAGCAGCGGGCGGAGGACTGGGCGGAGGAGCGGGTTTCGGCATGAACACGTCCACTCTGGTGACTGAGAATATCAACATGTACAACCAGTACAGGCgaggcggcgggctggaggAGATGGATATGATGCAAGGACAAGGATATGGCTACTCGCATTACAGCGGCGGAGCTTTTGACGGGATGGCGCTGTCCGAACAGTTCCTGGGGGAGTACTATTCTAGT AAATCGAGCCACGCAGcacagcagcctcagcagaagGACAGCTTCCTGGTCTACGACTATGAGGGTCGCGAGTCTCTGGCGGGTTctgtcagcagctgcagtcttcTCGAAAACGACAATGACCTCTCCTTCCTTGATGACCTGGGGCCTAAATTCAAAACCCTGGCTGACATTTGTCAGGGAACCGTAGTGACCGAGACCGAGGATGTGACGGTGTCGGTTCCTCCCATCAGGCCTTCCACCTCGACTCACATCCACACTCACACGGAGACAGTGAGGGACAGAGACCGACTGGGCATCAACACTCTCAACACCTCCAACGTAGCATCTGGATCCTCCACCTTCATCCAAGAGAGCTTCACCAAGCGAGCCCAGGGGTTAACCACTGTTCCCAATGTGCAGATCCAGGAAAAGGTTGTCATTCCCAATCAGACGGTTCTCATCCAGCAGCCTGCCATGTACTACACCGCCGCACCCATGTACGTCGTCGAGTCTCAGCCCCAAGTCATGCTAGTGGCCGGCGGTGCCCAGCAGGCTACGGGCCAAGTGGGGCTGACTCAGGGGCTGGTGCAAGTCGGCGGCCTCCAAGGTTCCCAAGGCGTGGTGCTGGTGGACCGGCAGACGGGACCGATCGGGGCAGCGGGGCAGAGCGCGGCAGGCCTTTCCACGGGAACCACGTCCCGGTCCAGGCAGGTGCTGTTGGTGGAGAACGGCTCGTCGGGCAGGGAGCATGCCGCCGCCCGAGGCTTCGCTCAGGTGGGGCGGGACTCTGTGGATCACGgcctggaggtcaaaggtcaggcctTCCAGATGCACACTTCCGGCTTTTCAATGGGCTCGCGCGGGTCGGCGGGGTCAACTGAGGATTTCACCATGGCGGCCGCGCCCAAGGCGCAAGGGGCCCAGAGAGTGGTGGTGCAACGCAAGAAGGTCTCCGTGACAGAGAGAAACGTGGAGTCCACCTCCAGGGCTTAG
- the dsc2l gene encoding desmocollin 2-like protein encodes MANKVILTLCVVLTSLLCPAAGGWTYSASDQSYIGPPNGLRRGGGGHGIIRGQRPIGPGFLKRSKRRWSPPPFNILENYSGSLPKGIERIVSDTQQNYSVYYTISGPGVDQHPIGLFSLNSKTGLLTVHKAIDREEFPSFKLKVSVFEEFTNRETDDPVIITIDIDDQNDNAPTFKDPLMFTVPERSAIGEVVGLVNATDRDLAGSLHTKIHFSLLSGQDLFGIHPETGVITTKTNTLDRETKDTHVVTVQIKDMAGADSGLSSQGQATIRLSDINDNPPTFNKTSYDASIQENDKDKLILRIPVKDKDLINTPNWVSKFVISKGNENGNFKIETDPKTNDGLLYVTKPLDYEKNKNVNLEIRAENQAKLSGTTAQWMSVPINVAVTDVDEGPEFTAPTVRYTVKENIANGTLIGTYSAVDPETKSSDGILYYKDSDPAGWINMDRTSGALRVANTIDRESHFVKNGMYNMTVKAVDSSSKTGSGTVIIVVEDMNDNMPTFPPGELILCEKEGEMGSVLLVAEDKDLSPYSAPFTFSIPSDSDGKWTVTRFNDTAATLQHVKELPTGMHEVPVLVKDLQGHGEVQTAMVRICECRGGVCLDKNRSAMFGGMGVLAMLLPLLLLLLLGVLLALFCATKREKIQLDDAADSGGILLKSNTEAPGDEVDSSLINVPMIGTETVKGGVKSALPNMGWMGDKSASTIGGQSVHENGFYKTGYSTTNMQEFHSSQYDGQQFGAQTLGTGMNFDYRNMAQDSAFMHTWRTNGLYLRQKLGYLGTEQDGRFAEDYSKAYGFEGVGSTAGSVGCCSDFGGDDNLEFLNALGPKFNTLADVCRKS; translated from the exons atggcgaaTAAAGTAATTTTAACCCTCTGCGTAGTGCTG ACCTCGCTGCTGTGCCCGGCTGCGGGCGGGTGGACATATTCTGCGTCGGACCAGAGCTATATCGGACCGCCAAATGGCTTGAGAAGGGGCGGAGGGGGCCACGGGATAATCCGGGGCCAACGA CCTATCGGCCCCGGTTTCCTGAAGCGCTCCAAAAGACGCTGGAGTCCTCCGCCCTTCAACATACTGGAGAATTACTCAGGGTCTTTGCCTAAAGGCATCGAAAGG ATTGTGTCCGATACACAACAGAACTACAGTGTGTACTACACCATCAGTGGACCCGGAGTTGATCAGCATCCGATTGGATTGTTCAGTCTGAACTCCAAGACTGGGCTGCTAACTGTGCACAAGGCCATCGATCGTGAGGAGTTCCCGTCATTTAAA TTAAAAGTCAGTGTTTTTGAAGAATTCACAAACCGGGAGACAGACGACCCTGTGATCATCACTATAGACATCGACGATCAGAATGACAACGCTCCGACATTCAAAGACCCCCTTATGTTCACCGTGCCCGAGCGCAGCGCCATAG GTGAGGTGGTGGGGCTGGTGAACGCCACAGACCGGGACCTGGCCGGAAGCCTCCACACAAAGATCCACTTCAGCCTCCTGAGCGGTCAGGACCTGTTCGGTATCCACCCCGAGACGGGAGTCATCACCACCAAAACCAACACTTTGGACAGAGAG ACCAAAGACACGCATGTTGTGACCGTGCAAATCAAAGACATGGCCGGTGCAGATTCGGGTCTGTCCAGCCAGGGCCAAGCGACCATTCGCCTGAGCGACATCAACGACAACCCTCCCACCTTCAACAAAACATCT TATGACGCCAGCATCCAGGAAAACGATAAAGACAAACTGATCCTTCGAATTCCCGTTAAAGACAAAGATTTGATAAACACACCAAACTGGGTTTCCAAATTTGTGATCAGTAAAGGAAACGAGAATGGAAATTTCAAGATTGAAACAGACCCCAAAACCAACGATGGGCTTCTGTACGTCACAAAG CCTTTAGATTATGAGAAGAACAAAAATGTGAACCTGGAGATCAGGGCGGAGAACCAAGCCAAGCTGAGCGGCACCACGGCTCAGTGGATGAGCGTCCCCATCAACGTGGCCGTCACCGACGTCGACGAGGGCCCGGAGTTCACCGCTCCCACCGTCCGCTACACCGTCAAGGAAAACATCGCCAACGGCACGCTGATAGGAACGTACTCCGCTGTGGATCCGGAGACAAAGAGCAGCGACGGCATCCT GTATTATAAGGATTCAGACCCAGCTGGCTGGATCAATATGGACAGGACCAGTGGAGCGCTGAGGGTTGCTAACACAATCGACAGGGAGTCCCACTTTGTCAAGAATGGGATGTACAACATGACTGTGAAGGCTGTTGATTCCA GCTCCAAGACGGGATCGGGAACCGTCATCATCGTGGTGGAGGACATGAACGACAACATGCCGACGTTCCCGCCCGGCGAGCTGATTCTTTGTGAGAAGGAAGGAGAGATGGGCTCCGTTCTGCTGGTGGCCGAGGACAAGGACCTGTCTCCATATTCCGCCCCCTTCACCTTCAGCATACCCAGTGACAGCGATGGCAAATGGACCGTCACAAGGTTTAATG ACACGGCAGCCACATTGCAGCACGTGAAAGAGCTTCCCACCGGCATGCACGAGGTCCCCGTGCTGGTCAAGGACCTGCAGGGGCACGGTGAAGTGCAGACGGCGATGGTGAGGATCTGCGAGTGCAGAGGCGGCGTCTGCCTGGACAAGAACCGCTCCGCCATGTTCGGGGGGATGGGCGTGCTGGCCATGCTGCTGCCTCTCCTCTTACTCCTGCTGCTCG GTGTGCTTCTTGCACTATTCTGCGCCACGAAGAGGGAGAAGATCCAACTGGATGATGCCGCTGACAGCGGAGGAATCCTGCTCAAGTCCAACACCGAGGCCCCGGGAGACGAAGTG GACTCGAGTCTCATCAACGTCCCCATGATCGGCACCGAGACGGTGAAGGGTGGGGTGAAGTCGGCGCTTCCAAACATGGGCTGGATGGGCGACAAGAGCGCCAGCACCATCGGGGGGCAGAGCGTGCACGAGAATGGCTTTTACAAGACCGGCTACTCCACCACCAACATGCAGGAGTTCCACTCCAGCCAGTACGACGGCCAGCAGTTTGGAGCGCAGACCCTCGGCACCGGCATGAACTTCGACTACCGGAACATGGCGCAGGACTCGGCTTTCATGCACACCTGGCGAACCAACGGCCTCTATCTGCGCCAG